One part of the Bdellovibrio sp. KM01 genome encodes these proteins:
- a CDS encoding ATP synthase F0 subunit B, translating to MDIFGQLGINATAGIQFVFFAIALLFLTKFVFTPYAHALEERQNKTKGGEDLALEYQAKSVELHSEYETKMRALNLEIKNIVDASKSEANKQYESVVAKSRAEADQHITSNRSKITAAVESASKELKAQTQTVALAITSKLLGK from the coding sequence ATGGATATTTTTGGACAATTAGGCATCAACGCTACAGCCGGCATCCAGTTCGTGTTCTTTGCGATTGCTTTGTTATTCTTAACAAAATTTGTTTTCACTCCATATGCTCATGCACTTGAAGAAAGACAAAACAAAACTAAGGGTGGCGAAGATTTGGCTTTGGAATACCAAGCGAAATCAGTTGAGCTTCACTCTGAGTACGAAACAAAAATGCGTGCTCTAAATCTTGAAATCAAAAATATTGTTGATGCTTCTAAATCAGAGGCTAACAAACAGTATGAATCTGTAGTTGCTAAGTCTCGTGCAGAGGCGGACCAACACATCACTTCAAACAGATCAAAAATCACTGCAGCAGTAGAGTCAGCTTCAAAAGAATTGAAAGCTCAAACACAAACTGTTGCTCTTGCAATCACATCCAAATTGTTGGGCAAATAA
- a CDS encoding ParA family protein produces the protein MAKTICIANQKGGVGKTTTSVNLSSALATLGKRVLLIDMDPQGNASSGLGIKRYDTQDANSYHVLIGEKTLTEATHPTSNPNLKICTANPDLVGAEIELVDMPHREYRLKQAVSIVADQYDFVIIDCPPSLGLITLNALNSADSFLVPLQCEYYALEGLSQLLNTAGLIKKSLNPSLHIEGIVLTMFDVRNNLSHQVVTQIKEHFGEKVFNAIIPRNVRLSEAPSHGQSILEYDSKSIGSVRYLELAHEVIARSVPKQTEASQVANTNAYEGEVNV, from the coding sequence ATGGCTAAAACTATCTGTATAGCTAATCAAAAGGGCGGAGTAGGTAAGACAACGACGTCTGTGAATCTCTCTTCAGCGTTGGCTACTCTTGGTAAGCGTGTTTTGTTGATCGATATGGATCCTCAAGGGAATGCTTCCAGCGGTTTGGGTATTAAACGATATGATACTCAAGATGCTAACTCATACCACGTACTCATCGGTGAAAAAACACTGACTGAGGCTACTCATCCAACATCAAATCCAAATCTAAAAATTTGTACGGCTAATCCTGACTTGGTCGGTGCCGAGATTGAACTTGTAGACATGCCGCATCGTGAATACCGCTTGAAGCAAGCAGTATCCATCGTGGCTGATCAGTACGATTTTGTTATCATCGATTGTCCTCCGTCTTTGGGTTTGATTACTCTGAATGCTCTAAATTCTGCAGACAGCTTCCTTGTGCCTCTTCAATGTGAATACTATGCATTGGAAGGTTTGAGTCAGCTTTTGAATACTGCAGGACTAATCAAGAAGAGCCTAAATCCTTCGTTGCATATTGAAGGTATCGTTCTAACGATGTTTGATGTGCGCAATAACTTGAGTCATCAAGTTGTTACTCAAATCAAAGAACACTTTGGTGAAAAAGTATTTAACGCAATTATTCCAAGAAACGTGCGACTCAGCGAAGCGCCGAGCCATGGTCAATCCATCCTTGAGTACGACAGCAAATCAATCGGTTCCGTTCGCTATCTGGAATTAGCCCACGAAGTGATCGCAAGATCAGTTCCGAAGCAAACAGAAGCGAGCCAGGTTGCAAACACGAACGCCTATGAAGGGGAAGTAAATGTCTGA
- a CDS encoding polymer-forming cytoskeletal protein, protein MAVNIPQTFQEDVLSGHVTAILDQGTHFEGKLSFEGTVQIGGDFKGEIFTKDTIVINEGASVAAQVEADTIIISGRVEGNLFARRRVIMHPPAIFKGTVTSPSLRIDEGVVFEGASYMPKS, encoded by the coding sequence ATGGCAGTAAATATCCCACAAACTTTCCAAGAAGACGTACTTTCAGGTCATGTGACGGCAATCCTTGATCAGGGTACACATTTCGAAGGAAAGCTCAGCTTTGAAGGCACCGTGCAAATTGGCGGTGATTTTAAAGGGGAAATCTTTACGAAAGATACCATCGTTATTAATGAGGGTGCCTCCGTGGCAGCCCAAGTTGAAGCCGATACTATTATTATCAGTGGCCGGGTTGAGGGGAATCTCTTTGCCCGCCGCCGAGTTATTATGCACCCACCCGCAATCTTCAAAGGTACCGTAACATCTCCAAGTTTGCGTATCGACGAGGGCGTGGTTTTCGAGGGTGCGTCCTATATGCCCAAGTCTTAA
- a CDS encoding PA0069 family radical SAM protein codes for MTREFRKDIRGRGASSNIPNRFDSLHFEAEPQDFDNYLEDEKPRLQTQVLKDSSRAVLTKNDSPDIGFTYSVNPYRGCEHGCIYCYARPTHEYLGMSAGLDFESKIMVKENAPGLLEEALMKKSWQPQVIVMSGVTDCYQPLEREYKLTRGCLEVLNRFKNPGAIITKNHLVTRDIDILQEMAKYQGVVVTISITSLDADLIASLEPRTSRPAARLRSIEELAKAGIPVGVNVAPVILGLTDHEVPAILKAAADAGASSAGYTMLRLPHAVAPLFEEWLDVHRPLRKSKVIEAVKNVRDGKMYNSDFANRMTGTGPRAEQLAQVFEVYSRKYNLNRKDWRLSAEHFQRPPTPEEIAAKAQLSFNLD; via the coding sequence ATGACCCGAGAATTTCGCAAAGATATCCGGGGTAGAGGCGCTAGCAGTAATATTCCGAATCGTTTTGATTCCCTCCATTTCGAAGCCGAGCCGCAGGATTTTGATAATTATCTAGAAGACGAGAAACCTCGTTTGCAGACGCAAGTTCTGAAGGATTCGTCACGCGCTGTTTTGACCAAAAACGACAGTCCAGATATCGGATTCACTTATTCCGTAAATCCTTATCGTGGGTGTGAGCATGGGTGTATCTATTGCTACGCTCGTCCAACGCATGAATATCTGGGAATGTCGGCGGGATTGGACTTTGAATCTAAGATCATGGTGAAGGAAAACGCGCCAGGGCTTCTGGAAGAGGCGCTGATGAAAAAATCATGGCAGCCCCAGGTGATTGTCATGAGTGGAGTGACGGATTGCTACCAACCATTAGAGAGAGAATACAAACTCACTCGAGGATGTTTGGAAGTTTTAAATAGGTTTAAAAATCCCGGAGCGATCATTACCAAGAATCATCTGGTGACACGCGATATAGATATTTTGCAGGAGATGGCAAAGTATCAGGGAGTCGTTGTTACCATTTCAATCACATCACTAGATGCGGACTTGATTGCATCATTGGAACCCCGCACATCAAGACCTGCAGCGCGTTTGCGATCGATTGAAGAATTGGCAAAAGCGGGAATTCCTGTTGGAGTGAATGTTGCTCCGGTGATCTTGGGTTTAACCGATCACGAAGTACCCGCGATATTAAAGGCTGCTGCCGACGCGGGAGCCAGCTCGGCGGGTTATACAATGTTGCGATTGCCCCATGCGGTTGCTCCGTTGTTTGAAGAGTGGTTGGATGTGCATCGTCCTTTGCGTAAGAGCAAGGTGATTGAGGCCGTAAAGAATGTTCGAGATGGCAAAATGTATAACTCTGATTTTGCCAATCGTATGACGGGCACAGGCCCGCGAGCTGAACAGTTGGCTCAGGTGTTTGAAGTATACAGCCGCAAATACAATCTGAATCGTAAAGATTGGAGATTATCAGCGGAACATTTTCAAAGGCCTCCGACGCCAGAGGAAATTGCAGCAAAAGCGCAACTTAGTTTTAATTTGGATTAG
- a CDS encoding ParB/RepB/Spo0J family partition protein has translation MSDTAVESSNKKRGLGRGLGSLLGGPANNDLMNAPAASAPPVKAAPANSTTVSPAATAAGAPSVNVAATVAPPVDPESKIWKVAIDKLSPGKYQPRTTFEKEPLQELAQSIKENGILQPIVARRTTSGKLEIVAGERRWRASQLAGLHEVPVILKSYDDKQALELAIVENIQREDLNPIEEAEGYSRLITEFKLSQQQVAEKVGRDRATVANAVRLLALPNEVKDMISANDLSVGHAKVLLSLPEPKKQIEMAKKVVNDKIAVRKLEKMVQAIVKGTADELEVPTFDSNVTQRLINGLSDELQKIMGTKVNIDYSGAKGKISIHFYSDDELTNLVDRLKEGWQ, from the coding sequence ATGTCTGATACTGCTGTAGAATCCTCAAACAAAAAGAGAGGCTTAGGCCGTGGCCTGGGTTCTCTTTTGGGTGGACCTGCTAATAATGATTTAATGAATGCGCCTGCGGCATCAGCCCCTCCCGTAAAAGCTGCGCCGGCGAATTCAACGACTGTTTCACCTGCGGCGACAGCTGCTGGTGCGCCTTCCGTCAATGTTGCTGCTACTGTTGCCCCTCCCGTGGATCCAGAAAGCAAAATTTGGAAGGTCGCAATCGACAAGTTGTCTCCAGGCAAATATCAGCCTCGTACAACTTTTGAAAAAGAGCCTCTTCAGGAGCTTGCTCAGTCTATTAAAGAGAACGGAATTCTTCAGCCAATCGTGGCTCGCAGAACGACTTCTGGAAAACTGGAAATCGTAGCGGGTGAGCGTCGCTGGAGAGCTTCTCAGCTTGCTGGGTTACATGAAGTCCCCGTTATTCTAAAGTCTTATGACGACAAGCAGGCACTTGAGTTAGCAATTGTTGAGAATATTCAACGTGAAGATTTGAACCCAATTGAAGAGGCAGAAGGATATTCTCGCCTGATCACAGAGTTCAAATTGTCTCAACAACAAGTGGCTGAAAAAGTGGGTCGTGATCGTGCTACTGTTGCGAACGCAGTTCGTTTGCTAGCTTTGCCAAACGAAGTAAAAGATATGATTTCTGCCAATGACCTTTCTGTGGGTCATGCAAAAGTACTTCTTTCTTTGCCAGAACCAAAAAAACAAATCGAAATGGCGAAAAAGGTCGTGAACGACAAGATCGCAGTTCGTAAATTGGAAAAAATGGTTCAAGCTATCGTTAAGGGAACAGCTGACGAATTGGAAGTTCCAACTTTCGATTCCAATGTGACCCAACGATTGATCAACGGATTAAGTGATGAGCTTCAGAAAATCATGGGCACAAAAGTGAACATTGATTATTCCGGTGCTAAAGGTAAAATTAGCATTCACTTCTATTCCGATGATGAACTAACAAATTTAGTAGATAGGCTGAAAGAAGGATGGCAGTAA
- the atpD gene encoding F0F1 ATP synthase subunit beta — MAFGKVKQVMGPVVDVEFEGGELPAINSALRVSNKFISDAEYNLVLEVAQHLGDGVVRTISMDQTEGLVRGEKVKALGTQITAPVGREALGRIINVVGEPIDEMGPVNAKEQWGIHRTAPKFEDQATSAAMLMTGIKVVDLLAPYAKGGKIGLFGGAGVGKTVLIQELIRNIATEHGGFSVFAGVGERTREGNDLWQEMKQSGVLAKTSLVFGQMNEPPGARARVALTGLTVAEYFRDVENQDVLFFVDNIFRFTQAGAEVSALLGRIPSAVGYQPTLATEMGTLQERITSTKKGSITSVQAVYVPADDYTDPAPATTFTHLDATTNLDRDIAAMAIFPAVHPLTSTSRLLDPAVIGEEHYKCARDVQALLQRNRELQDIIAILGMDELSEADKLVVSRSRKIQRFLSQPFFVAEQFTGLPGKYVDIKDTVRGFREILDGKHDALPEQAFYLVGTIEDAIEKAKKLQA; from the coding sequence ATGGCATTCGGTAAAGTAAAACAAGTTATGGGTCCCGTAGTGGACGTAGAATTCGAAGGCGGAGAACTTCCTGCAATCAATTCTGCTCTTCGTGTATCAAATAAATTTATCTCTGACGCTGAATACAACCTAGTTCTTGAAGTTGCTCAGCACTTGGGTGACGGCGTTGTAAGAACTATCTCTATGGACCAAACTGAAGGTTTGGTTCGTGGTGAAAAAGTTAAAGCATTGGGCACACAAATCACAGCACCAGTTGGTCGCGAAGCTTTGGGTCGTATCATCAACGTAGTTGGTGAACCAATCGACGAAATGGGCCCTGTAAACGCAAAAGAACAATGGGGTATCCACAGAACTGCTCCTAAATTCGAAGACCAAGCTACATCTGCAGCAATGTTGATGACTGGTATCAAAGTCGTAGACTTGCTAGCACCTTACGCTAAGGGTGGTAAGATCGGTTTGTTCGGTGGTGCGGGCGTGGGTAAAACAGTTCTTATCCAAGAACTTATCCGTAACATCGCTACTGAGCACGGTGGTTTCTCTGTATTCGCCGGCGTGGGTGAGCGTACTCGTGAAGGTAATGACTTGTGGCAAGAGATGAAACAGTCTGGCGTATTGGCTAAGACTTCTCTGGTTTTCGGTCAAATGAATGAGCCGCCAGGAGCACGTGCGCGTGTTGCTTTGACTGGTTTGACTGTAGCTGAGTACTTCCGTGACGTTGAAAACCAAGACGTTCTTTTCTTCGTTGATAACATCTTCCGCTTTACTCAAGCGGGTGCTGAAGTATCTGCGTTGTTGGGTCGTATCCCTTCAGCGGTAGGTTACCAACCAACATTGGCAACTGAGATGGGTACTCTTCAAGAGCGTATCACTTCCACTAAAAAAGGTTCGATCACTTCAGTTCAAGCGGTATACGTACCTGCCGATGACTATACGGATCCAGCTCCAGCGACTACATTTACTCACTTGGATGCGACAACGAATCTTGACCGTGATATCGCAGCTATGGCGATCTTCCCAGCGGTTCACCCATTGACGTCTACATCACGTCTTTTGGATCCAGCTGTTATCGGTGAAGAGCACTACAAATGCGCTCGTGACGTTCAAGCATTGTTGCAACGTAACCGTGAGCTACAAGATATCATCGCGATCCTTGGTATGGACGAGTTGTCTGAAGCAGATAAACTTGTTGTATCTCGTTCTCGTAAAATCCAACGTTTCTTGTCTCAACCGTTCTTCGTTGCTGAGCAGTTCACTGGCTTGCCAGGGAAATATGTTGATATCAAAGATACTGTTCGTGGCTTCCGCGAAATCCTTGATGGTAAACACGATGCTCTTCCAGAACAAGCATTCTACCTTGTTGGTACAATCGAAGACGCAATCGAAAAAGCTAAGAAGTTGCAAGCGTAG
- the atpH gene encoding ATP synthase F1 subunit delta: MKVNEVSRRYAKALLAVAKQKGVHTKVYAELQAAADAFEKDAAVSAFFKNPVVSATQKVAAVKGALEGKGTSEEVVNTLVLMAEKGRIQLVSEVAIAYREYLDIEEGVTRGTVRSAQPLSADAQKELESKVSKTLGKKIVLTYQQDPKLLGGAVAQVGGWTFDDSIETHLKKINEELNRRAN, from the coding sequence ATGAAAGTAAACGAAGTATCCAGAAGATATGCGAAAGCTCTTCTTGCTGTAGCTAAGCAAAAAGGCGTTCACACGAAGGTATACGCTGAATTGCAAGCGGCTGCGGATGCATTTGAAAAGGATGCAGCAGTTTCTGCGTTTTTTAAAAATCCCGTAGTATCTGCAACTCAAAAGGTAGCAGCTGTTAAAGGCGCTCTTGAGGGTAAAGGCACTTCTGAAGAAGTAGTGAACACACTGGTATTGATGGCTGAAAAAGGCCGTATCCAACTTGTTTCCGAAGTTGCTATTGCATACCGCGAATACCTTGATATTGAAGAGGGTGTTACTCGCGGAACTGTTCGTTCAGCACAACCATTGTCTGCTGACGCACAAAAAGAACTTGAGTCTAAAGTAAGCAAAACGCTTGGTAAGAAAATCGTTCTTACTTACCAACAGGATCCTAAACTTTTGGGTGGCGCTGTAGCCCAAGTTGGTGGATGGACTTTTGACGACAGCATCGAAACACATCTTAAAAAAATTAATGAAGAATTAAACAGGAGAGCCAACTAA
- the atpG gene encoding ATP synthase F1 subunit gamma: MASLKDIRAQIESTKNTQQITKAMKLVSAAKLRKAQNNIVNMRPYALTLRKVIADIAVTNKVTHPLMEKKEQVKNVLLVVITSDRGLCGAFNSNINKFTEAYYNNNKANLEKIDFLFIGRRGHDYFARRGIKPVDYITKLDKDISYELASKVANRVMNDYLEGAYDEVRIIHNEFQSAISQVVTAETLLPIDLGLTTFNTEAEAASNFAVDMIFEPAPEQIIKELLEKHFDLQVYRCMSESVAGEHGARMSAMENATNNAKEMINKLTLTYNKLRQEKITTELIEIVSGAEALKG, encoded by the coding sequence ATGGCAAGCTTGAAGGATATCCGGGCTCAGATTGAGTCCACTAAAAACACCCAGCAGATCACGAAAGCCATGAAGCTCGTGTCTGCTGCAAAGTTGAGAAAGGCGCAGAATAACATCGTTAATATGCGTCCTTATGCTCTTACTTTGCGTAAGGTGATTGCGGATATCGCTGTGACTAACAAAGTTACGCACCCGTTGATGGAGAAGAAAGAACAAGTAAAGAATGTTTTGCTTGTTGTTATCACTTCTGATCGCGGCCTTTGCGGCGCTTTCAACAGCAATATCAATAAATTCACTGAGGCTTATTACAACAACAACAAAGCAAATCTTGAGAAGATTGATTTCCTTTTCATCGGTCGTCGTGGTCATGACTACTTCGCCAGAAGAGGCATTAAGCCGGTTGATTACATCACGAAGCTTGATAAAGACATCTCTTATGAATTGGCTTCCAAAGTTGCGAATCGCGTGATGAATGATTACCTCGAAGGTGCATACGATGAAGTTCGTATCATCCATAACGAGTTTCAATCTGCAATCTCTCAAGTTGTTACGGCTGAAACTCTTCTTCCAATTGATCTTGGATTGACGACTTTCAACACAGAAGCTGAGGCTGCATCGAACTTTGCTGTCGACATGATCTTCGAACCAGCTCCAGAGCAAATCATTAAAGAGTTGCTTGAAAAGCATTTCGACCTTCAGGTTTACAGATGTATGTCCGAGTCTGTTGCGGGTGAACATGGTGCTCGTATGAGCGCGATGGAAAACGCGACAAACAACGCGAAAGAGATGATTAACAAACTCACTCTGACGTACAACAAATTGAGACAAGAAAAAATTACTACAGAATTGATCGAAATCGTATCGGGCGCTGAAGCGCTTAAAGGATAG
- the atpC gene encoding ATP synthase F1 subunit epsilon, giving the protein MFKLTIVTPERRLLVNQEVEEVTVPGFKGELNILPGHAPLITTLGVGVMKWRLKGQEKQNQAVISWGYCQVSPEGVNVLANIADLPEEIDLVATKEYLAKSEKHVLDEVITDADWTEFQKEWTRARAKIEVAENVAKK; this is encoded by the coding sequence ATGTTTAAACTGACAATCGTGACTCCAGAGCGTCGTCTTCTAGTAAACCAAGAGGTTGAAGAAGTAACTGTACCTGGTTTTAAAGGAGAACTTAATATTCTTCCTGGTCACGCGCCTCTAATCACTACACTAGGTGTTGGTGTGATGAAGTGGAGACTTAAGGGTCAAGAAAAGCAAAACCAAGCTGTTATCAGCTGGGGTTATTGCCAAGTATCCCCTGAAGGCGTGAATGTTCTAGCGAACATCGCTGACTTGCCAGAAGAAATCGATCTTGTTGCAACTAAAGAGTACCTTGCTAAGTCTGAAAAACACGTCCTTGACGAAGTTATTACAGATGCTGATTGGACTGAGTTCCAAAAAGAGTGGACTCGCGCAAGAGCGAAAATTGAAGTGGCTGAAAACGTCGCTAAAAAATAA
- a CDS encoding ATP synthase F0 subunit B has protein sequence MKVLVNLLIILAPAIVFASAAEHGGGHHAVEIPKSVIFQAINIAILIGGLIYFTKDSIVSFFGGRKAAYLEAAQKSAFAREQAEREFVDIKNKLANLQSTHQEQLAKAQAHANDLKNQIIDEAAQVSKRIKDEAELTAKLETQRAQKELRQQLLADSVEAARMVLTKDIGASDQQKLQNEFINHIEVSR, from the coding sequence ATGAAAGTTCTTGTAAACCTTCTTATCATCCTGGCGCCTGCGATCGTTTTCGCCTCTGCGGCTGAACACGGTGGTGGTCATCACGCTGTTGAAATTCCTAAATCAGTAATCTTTCAAGCGATCAACATCGCCATCCTTATCGGTGGTTTGATCTATTTCACGAAAGATTCAATTGTATCTTTTTTTGGTGGCAGAAAAGCAGCCTATCTTGAAGCCGCTCAAAAATCTGCATTCGCACGCGAACAAGCGGAGCGTGAATTTGTAGATATCAAAAACAAACTTGCAAACTTGCAAAGCACTCACCAAGAGCAATTGGCGAAAGCACAGGCTCATGCGAATGATTTGAAAAACCAAATCATCGACGAGGCAGCCCAAGTTTCTAAACGTATCAAAGACGAAGCAGAGTTGACGGCTAAGCTTGAAACTCAACGCGCTCAAAAAGAATTACGCCAACAATTGTTGGCAGATTCAGTTGAGGCGGCACGCATGGTTTTGACAAAAGACATCGGTGCTTCTGACCAACAGAAACTACAAAACGAATTCATCAATCACATCGAGGTTAGTCGATGA
- the atpA gene encoding F0F1 ATP synthase subunit alpha gives METQIRADEISRVLKEQINQYNKKIEVSETGSVLSVGDGVARIYGLENAMAGELVEFPGEVYGMVLNLEEGHVGTVLFGEDRQIKEGDTVKRTKKIVSVPVGEALLGRVVDALGNAIDGRGPINTPHSRIVETKAPGIVYRHPVEEPLQTGIKAIDALVPIGRGQRELIIGDRQTGKTTIAVDTIINQKGQNVQCFYVAIGQKQSTVALVVEKLRAAGALEYTTVIAANASDPAPLQYLAAYSGTAMAEYFRDTGRHALIVYDDLTKQAQAYRQLSLLLRRPPGREAYPGDVFYCHSRLLERASKLSADKGGGSLTALPIIETQAGDISAYIPTNVISITDGQIFLESDLFYKGVRPAISVGKSVSRVGGAAQIKAMKQVAGSLKLELAQFRSMEAFAAFASDLDKASQQQLARGRRLIEVLKQPQYSPVKVEEQIIMIFAAGNAFVDIYPETDVKRYEKEMIEFLKNKHADIIKTITEKKAIADDTKKALLAALEEFKAIFQPSNK, from the coding sequence ATGGAAACACAAATCCGTGCCGACGAGATCAGTCGCGTTCTCAAAGAGCAAATCAATCAATACAACAAAAAGATTGAAGTAAGTGAAACAGGTAGCGTTCTTTCAGTAGGGGACGGCGTTGCTCGTATCTACGGTCTTGAAAACGCAATGGCTGGTGAGCTAGTTGAGTTCCCAGGTGAAGTTTACGGAATGGTATTGAACCTTGAAGAAGGTCACGTTGGTACCGTTTTGTTCGGTGAAGATCGCCAAATCAAAGAAGGCGACACTGTTAAAAGAACTAAAAAAATCGTTTCCGTTCCAGTTGGTGAAGCACTTCTCGGTCGCGTTGTAGACGCCCTAGGTAATGCGATTGACGGTCGTGGCCCTATCAACACGCCTCACTCACGTATCGTTGAAACTAAAGCCCCTGGTATCGTTTACCGTCACCCGGTTGAGGAACCTCTTCAAACTGGTATTAAAGCAATCGACGCCCTTGTACCAATCGGTCGTGGTCAACGTGAATTGATCATCGGTGACCGTCAAACTGGTAAAACGACTATCGCGGTTGACACTATCATCAACCAAAAAGGTCAAAACGTTCAATGCTTCTACGTAGCTATCGGTCAAAAACAATCTACAGTTGCTCTAGTTGTTGAAAAACTTCGCGCAGCTGGTGCTCTTGAGTACACGACTGTTATCGCGGCGAATGCATCTGACCCAGCTCCACTTCAATACCTTGCTGCATACTCTGGTACAGCGATGGCGGAATACTTCCGTGATACTGGCAGACATGCTCTTATCGTATATGATGACTTGACGAAACAAGCTCAAGCTTACCGTCAATTGTCTCTTCTTCTTCGTCGTCCTCCAGGACGTGAAGCTTACCCAGGTGACGTGTTCTATTGCCATAGCCGTCTTCTTGAGCGTGCTTCTAAATTGTCTGCAGATAAAGGCGGCGGTTCTTTGACTGCATTGCCAATCATCGAGACACAAGCGGGCGATATCTCTGCATACATCCCGACAAACGTTATCTCTATCACTGACGGTCAGATCTTCCTTGAGTCAGATCTATTCTATAAAGGTGTGCGTCCAGCCATCTCTGTAGGTAAATCAGTTTCTCGTGTGGGTGGTGCCGCTCAAATTAAAGCGATGAAACAAGTTGCGGGTTCTTTGAAACTTGAACTTGCTCAGTTCCGTTCAATGGAAGCTTTCGCAGCGTTCGCTTCTGACTTGGATAAAGCGTCTCAACAACAGTTGGCACGTGGTCGTCGTTTGATCGAAGTTTTGAAACAACCTCAGTACTCTCCAGTAAAAGTTGAAGAACAAATCATCATGATCTTCGCAGCTGGTAACGCGTTCGTGGATATCTATCCAGAGACAGACGTTAAGAGATACGAAAAAGAGATGATCGAGTTCTTGAAAAACAAGCACGCGGACATCATCAAAACTATCACTGAGAAGAAAGCGATTGCAGACGACACTAAAAAAGCGTTGTTGGCAGCTCTTGAAGAGTTCAAAGCTATCTTCCAACCTTCTAACAAGTAA